In one Nocardioides sp. NBC_00368 genomic region, the following are encoded:
- a CDS encoding PaaI family thioesterase, whose protein sequence is MTAIGKHSNQMTPVGGSEGDVSREGGVISRWAAHLAGQRPVGIGQTLPPHSPDCAGCGPDNPAGLHLRAVRTASGVEAVHCFDEAHVGAPGIAHGGAVALAFDDLFGFVLYTVGSLAVTRSLTVEYRAPFRLRQPYTFCANVAQREGRRLLLHAEARDDNGRGVGSAEATFVVVGAEHFAANAGQGMSPGECDLQMRDPRGPSNVPSSVAVSYVHSQPSVEVQ, encoded by the coding sequence ATGACGGCGATTGGGAAGCACAGCAACCAGATGACGCCCGTTGGCGGTAGCGAAGGCGACGTATCCCGCGAGGGGGGAGTGATCTCTCGCTGGGCGGCGCACCTCGCCGGTCAGCGCCCGGTGGGGATCGGCCAGACGCTGCCCCCGCACTCGCCGGATTGCGCCGGATGCGGGCCGGATAATCCGGCCGGCCTGCATCTGCGTGCGGTCCGCACCGCGTCGGGAGTCGAAGCAGTCCACTGCTTCGACGAGGCGCATGTAGGAGCCCCAGGTATCGCGCATGGAGGAGCGGTCGCACTCGCGTTCGACGACTTGTTTGGGTTCGTGCTCTACACGGTCGGATCGCTCGCCGTCACTCGCAGCCTTACCGTCGAGTACCGAGCACCGTTCCGGTTGCGCCAGCCGTACACCTTCTGCGCCAACGTGGCCCAACGGGAAGGACGACGGCTGCTGCTCCACGCCGAGGCGCGGGACGACAATGGACGGGGGGTCGGATCCGCCGAGGCCACCTTCGTGGTCGTCGGTGCTGAACATTTCGCCGCGAACGCTGGACAAGGAATGAGCCCCGGCGAATGCGACCTGCAGATGAGAGATCCGAGAGGTCCGAGCAACGTGCCCAGTTCAGTAGCGGTGTCCTACGTGCACAGCCAGCCATCGGTGGAGGTCCAGTGA
- a CDS encoding long-chain fatty acid--CoA ligase yields MQSTMMNVPLTTTAIMRHGAGVHGSATVRTLQPDGTVKVGTFAEVGRRAAQLAHALRGCGITGDDRVATFMWNNQEHVEAYLAVPSMGAVLHTLNLRLAAEQITYIGNHAEDRVIIADGSLVPLLAPVLPQITSVHTVVVTGDVDLTPLRSKDVTVVRYEDFISGQPEAFDWPELDEGTAAAMCYTSGTTGNPKGVAYSHRSTYLHSMAACLADGLGIGAGDRILAIVPMFHANAWGLVYSAFMAGADLLMPERFLQAEPLVRLIGAERPTIAGAVPTIWNDVLNFLESNPSHDVSSLGLVACGGSAVPLHLMKTFQEKYGVQIVQAWGMTETSPLAAVARPPASLDPSEQWQLRATQGRPVAGVELRIVDDAGRVLPNDGAAVGELQVRGPWISGAYYREEDDGERFHDGWLRTGDVGRINSRSFVTLTDRTKDVIKSGGEWISSVELELHLAGHPDVLEASVVGVPDAKWQERPLAVIAVREGRELTPAQLRDFLEDKVARWWLPERWSFVAEVPKTSVGKFDKKRLRALHADGELAVIEV; encoded by the coding sequence ATGCAGAGCACGATGATGAACGTCCCGTTGACGACCACAGCAATCATGCGTCACGGCGCAGGCGTGCACGGGTCTGCAACGGTGCGGACGCTGCAACCCGATGGAACCGTAAAGGTCGGCACCTTCGCCGAGGTCGGCCGTAGGGCTGCGCAGTTGGCTCACGCGTTGCGAGGCTGCGGAATCACTGGCGATGATCGGGTCGCCACCTTCATGTGGAACAACCAAGAACACGTGGAGGCGTACTTGGCGGTGCCCTCGATGGGCGCGGTGCTCCACACCCTGAACTTGCGCCTCGCCGCGGAGCAGATCACCTACATCGGCAACCACGCCGAAGATCGAGTGATCATCGCCGATGGCAGTCTCGTACCCCTCCTGGCTCCGGTGTTACCGCAGATCACCAGCGTGCACACCGTCGTGGTGACGGGCGACGTCGATCTCACTCCGCTACGCAGCAAGGACGTCACGGTCGTGAGATACGAGGATTTCATCTCGGGTCAGCCCGAGGCCTTCGACTGGCCCGAGCTCGATGAAGGCACGGCGGCGGCCATGTGCTACACGTCCGGGACCACCGGCAATCCCAAAGGAGTCGCCTACAGTCACCGGTCGACCTACCTGCACTCCATGGCCGCCTGTCTCGCAGACGGCCTCGGTATCGGCGCCGGTGACCGCATCCTCGCGATCGTGCCCATGTTCCACGCCAACGCTTGGGGCCTGGTCTATTCCGCCTTCATGGCCGGTGCCGACCTACTCATGCCCGAGCGTTTCCTACAGGCCGAACCGCTCGTGCGCCTGATCGGTGCTGAGCGACCCACGATCGCCGGAGCAGTCCCGACGATCTGGAACGACGTCTTGAACTTTCTGGAGTCCAACCCAAGCCACGATGTGTCCTCGCTCGGTCTTGTCGCCTGCGGTGGCTCTGCGGTGCCCCTGCACCTCATGAAGACATTCCAAGAGAAGTACGGCGTGCAGATCGTCCAAGCATGGGGGATGACTGAGACCTCTCCGCTGGCCGCCGTCGCCCGTCCGCCCGCATCGCTCGACCCGTCCGAGCAGTGGCAACTGCGTGCCACCCAGGGGCGTCCGGTCGCTGGAGTGGAATTGAGGATCGTCGACGATGCGGGCCGAGTGCTGCCCAACGATGGCGCGGCGGTGGGGGAGTTGCAGGTGCGCGGGCCCTGGATCAGCGGCGCCTACTACCGGGAGGAGGACGACGGAGAGAGGTTCCACGACGGGTGGTTGCGCACCGGCGACGTCGGGCGCATCAACTCACGCAGCTTCGTCACGTTGACCGACCGCACCAAGGACGTGATCAAGTCCGGAGGGGAGTGGATCTCTTCGGTTGAGCTTGAGTTGCACCTCGCCGGTCACCCCGACGTTCTGGAAGCCTCCGTGGTGGGGGTTCCGGACGCGAAGTGGCAGGAGCGGCCACTGGCCGTCATCGCCGTACGCGAGGGCAGGGAACTCACACCGGCCCAGCTTCGTGACTTCCTCGAGGACAAGGTTGCCAGGTGGTGGCTGCCGGAGCGCTGGAGCTTCGTCGCCGAGGTACCGAAGACGTCGGTCGGGAAATTCGACAAGAAGCGCCTACGCGCACTGCATGCCGACGGCGAACTGGCCGTCATCGAAGTCTGA
- a CDS encoding BtrH N-terminal domain-containing protein translates to MPVNAFIQDYPHRLGGHCGSGAMRDLLHWHGLGWDGPPNEGLVFTLGGALGLSFLRSSELFPPLYLVGRGADFEIDLPTRLGGVVQVLTTDDPAEGWSWVRNELDAGRPSLIWGDIAELPYLRVQLQMSRHDIVVIGYDEDEQLAYVVDNDRAEVQKVPLDALARARSSTAFPQPTRHCTYRITWPPSLPAIEEAAAGAFIQCAGNMRDPSQHSIAGPATAAVGAEGLKAVALFADDIATWAELPDDELGLLLFSLGAFIEKAGTGGGLFRRLLADGCAEVARLTGDQATAEAATEAARCAQGWTEAARAAVKRDTHPRSRIDDVVLIASRLPELELRLVESLESAATSLAAADG, encoded by the coding sequence ATGCCCGTCAATGCCTTCATCCAGGACTACCCCCATCGACTGGGGGGACACTGCGGCTCCGGTGCGATGCGCGATCTGCTGCACTGGCACGGTCTGGGATGGGATGGACCGCCCAATGAGGGCCTGGTCTTCACGCTCGGCGGCGCTCTAGGGCTCTCGTTCCTCCGGTCGAGCGAACTCTTCCCCCCGCTGTACCTGGTGGGGCGAGGTGCTGACTTCGAAATCGATCTACCGACGCGACTGGGCGGTGTCGTGCAGGTCCTTACCACCGACGATCCCGCCGAGGGATGGTCGTGGGTCCGTAACGAACTCGACGCCGGTCGACCCAGCCTGATTTGGGGAGACATCGCCGAACTTCCGTACCTCCGTGTCCAGCTGCAGATGAGCCGTCACGACATCGTCGTCATCGGCTACGACGAAGACGAACAACTCGCCTACGTCGTGGACAACGACCGCGCCGAGGTGCAGAAGGTGCCTTTGGACGCCTTGGCCCGGGCACGGTCCTCAACGGCATTCCCACAACCCACGCGTCACTGCACGTACCGCATCACCTGGCCGCCGTCCCTGCCCGCCATCGAGGAAGCCGCCGCGGGCGCGTTCATCCAGTGTGCCGGCAACATGCGCGATCCGTCACAACACAGCATTGCCGGCCCCGCCACAGCCGCGGTCGGTGCCGAAGGCCTGAAGGCGGTTGCTCTGTTCGCTGACGACATCGCGACCTGGGCGGAACTTCCCGACGACGAACTCGGACTCTTGTTGTTCAGCCTGGGTGCCTTCATCGAGAAGGCAGGCACCGGCGGCGGGCTCTTTCGGCGACTGCTCGCAGATGGCTGCGCAGAAGTCGCACGTCTGACCGGCGACCAGGCGACCGCTGAGGCTGCGACCGAAGCTGCCCGTTGCGCACAGGGCTGGACAGAAGCCGCCCGCGCTGCGGTCAAGCGCGACACCCACCCACGTTCGCGGATTGACGACGTGGTCCTGATAGCCAGCCGGCTACCGGAGTTGGAGTTGCGTCTCGTCGAGTCCCTGGAGTCTGCCGCAACCTCCTTGGCGGCGGCAGATGGCTGA
- a CDS encoding SDR family oxidoreductase: MTHATSFPAKTIAITGGARGIGYQTAKELTERGHRVAIGDIDEARIKKAADELGISVVGHLDVTHPDSFRAFLDMVEEQLGPLDVLVNNAGIMPTGHAHEEDDAVTRRQVEINLLGVIFGTKLALQRMLPRRAGHIINTASLAGELPVPGLATYCATKFAVIGFTEAARQEYRKSGIQLSTVRPTFTNTELVAGTAGAKGLRNAEPEEIARATAELIEHPRPFVRVTRLAGGMVAAMKFVPGRVASALGSVLGTDSVFLDDVDMVARQTYLDRIRNN, translated from the coding sequence ATGACGCACGCCACTTCCTTCCCCGCCAAGACGATCGCGATCACTGGAGGAGCCCGTGGCATCGGCTACCAGACGGCGAAGGAACTGACCGAACGCGGCCACCGCGTTGCCATCGGCGACATCGACGAGGCCCGTATCAAGAAAGCGGCGGACGAGCTCGGTATCTCTGTTGTGGGCCATCTCGACGTCACCCACCCCGACTCGTTCCGGGCGTTCCTCGACATGGTCGAGGAACAGCTTGGCCCCCTCGATGTGCTGGTCAACAACGCGGGCATCATGCCCACCGGACACGCTCACGAGGAGGACGACGCCGTCACCCGGCGACAGGTGGAGATCAACCTCCTCGGAGTGATCTTCGGGACCAAGCTCGCCCTCCAGCGGATGCTGCCGCGGCGGGCCGGACACATCATCAACACCGCATCGCTGGCCGGGGAACTGCCCGTGCCTGGCCTGGCTACCTACTGCGCCACCAAGTTCGCAGTCATCGGATTCACCGAGGCAGCACGGCAGGAGTACCGCAAGTCCGGGATCCAACTGTCCACCGTGCGACCGACATTCACCAACACCGAGCTCGTCGCCGGCACGGCCGGAGCCAAGGGGCTGCGCAACGCCGAACCCGAAGAGATTGCTCGCGCGACAGCCGAGCTGATCGAGCATCCCCGTCCCTTCGTACGGGTCACTCGCCTCGCCGGCGGCATGGTCGCAGCGATGAAGTTCGTGCCCGGACGGGTGGCGTCCGCGCTCGGCTCTGTCCTGGGCACGGACTCGGTCTTCCTCGACGACGTCGACATGGTCGCCCGCCAGACGTACCTCGACCGCATTCGGAACAACTGA
- a CDS encoding aldehyde dehydrogenase family protein, whose product MTTTTTSNSALEVRNPSDGQLVGTVSVDDRDAVNRRATQLRLAQRAWAEAGPRQRSKWLRLWRDWILTHSDELTDLLQAETGKVRPDALVETTASCEFITYYADHAEEFLADERVKTAGLLSLPKRLSKTYQPYPLVGLITPWNFPITLFLMDAAPALAAGCAVLAKPSEETPLTCARVIDGWREIGAPPVLAHVTGAGDTGAAVVDAADFVQFTGSTATGRQVALRCAEQLKPVSLELGGKDPAIVLEDADLARAVEGVAWGGLFNAGQVCISVERVYVVAAVYEEFVARLTQRVQSLTQGADAGNDVGAMVTARQVDIADRHVSEAVAAGAKVVAGGKRGAAGNYYTPTVLVDVDHTMSCMTEETFGPTIPVMCVADEEEAIRLANDSTYGLSATVWTRDRARARRVARRLEVGAVNINDVFSNLFAMTLPHSGWKASGMGARLGGADGLHKYCRVRAVTEPRLPVRARELTWYPYSAWRTAIAAKMLRAAAGRGLSQRLGQNKEHRR is encoded by the coding sequence ATGACCACCACAACGACCTCAAATAGCGCACTCGAGGTGCGCAACCCGTCCGACGGTCAGCTGGTGGGAACCGTGTCCGTTGACGACCGTGACGCTGTGAACCGCCGCGCCACGCAGCTCCGGCTGGCCCAACGTGCATGGGCCGAGGCTGGTCCGCGGCAGCGCTCCAAGTGGCTGCGCCTCTGGCGCGACTGGATCCTCACGCACTCCGATGAGCTCACCGACCTGCTGCAGGCCGAGACAGGCAAGGTTCGTCCGGACGCGCTCGTAGAGACGACCGCCTCGTGCGAGTTCATCACCTACTACGCCGACCATGCCGAGGAGTTCCTCGCCGACGAACGGGTCAAGACCGCGGGTCTACTCAGCCTGCCGAAACGACTGTCCAAGACCTACCAGCCCTACCCACTCGTCGGTCTGATCACCCCGTGGAACTTCCCGATCACCCTGTTCCTCATGGACGCAGCCCCCGCACTGGCTGCCGGTTGCGCGGTACTGGCGAAGCCCTCAGAAGAGACACCGCTGACCTGCGCGCGGGTCATCGACGGCTGGCGCGAGATCGGCGCGCCACCCGTTCTCGCACATGTCACAGGAGCCGGCGACACTGGTGCCGCAGTGGTGGATGCCGCCGACTTCGTCCAGTTCACGGGCTCGACAGCGACAGGGCGCCAGGTCGCCCTCCGCTGTGCTGAGCAGTTGAAACCGGTGAGTCTGGAGCTGGGCGGCAAGGATCCGGCGATCGTGCTGGAGGACGCCGATCTCGCTCGAGCGGTCGAGGGCGTCGCCTGGGGTGGCCTTTTCAACGCAGGGCAAGTCTGCATCTCCGTCGAACGCGTGTATGTCGTTGCTGCGGTCTACGAGGAATTCGTGGCCCGCCTGACACAGCGCGTGCAGTCCCTGACCCAGGGGGCGGATGCCGGCAACGATGTTGGTGCGATGGTCACCGCGAGACAAGTTGACATCGCGGATCGCCACGTCAGCGAGGCGGTGGCCGCGGGAGCGAAGGTAGTGGCCGGCGGCAAGCGGGGTGCGGCCGGGAACTACTACACGCCAACGGTCCTTGTCGACGTGGATCACACGATGTCCTGCATGACCGAGGAGACCTTCGGACCCACGATCCCGGTGATGTGCGTCGCCGACGAAGAAGAGGCCATCCGACTGGCCAACGACTCGACGTACGGATTGTCGGCGACCGTGTGGACTCGTGATCGTGCTCGCGCCCGCCGTGTTGCACGGCGCCTGGAGGTCGGCGCGGTCAACATCAACGATGTCTTCAGCAACCTCTTCGCGATGACGTTGCCTCACAGTGGCTGGAAGGCCTCCGGGATGGGCGCCCGGCTCGGAGGAGCCGACGGGCTGCACAAGTACTGCCGCGTCCGCGCGGTCACCGAGCCACGACTTCCAGTCCGGGCAAGAGAGCTCACGTGGTACCCGTACTCCGCCTGGCGTACGGCCATCGCCGCGAAGATGCTGCGCGCAGCAGCCGGACGCGGCCTGAGTCAACGCCTCGGCCAGAACAAGGAGCACCGCAGATGA
- a CDS encoding transglutaminase-like domain-containing protein produces MSCSPASFLEATEFLDIEHEDIRAFTEATVGDASGDREKARRLFAAVRDQVWYDPYTVSADPANYRASFVLQAGRAYCVPKAVLLTAVCRAAGIPARLGFADVRNHLQTESLRKLMGGTDLFVYHGYSSLHIDGRWLKATPAFNVELCARFGVPPVEFDGEHDALMHAFTGDGTQHMEYVRERGVYDDLPLAAILTELRNTYGSMVEASPQAIDDAFTAKPASQVKPGGSSRRSTSPQEDQ; encoded by the coding sequence ATGAGCTGCAGTCCGGCGTCGTTCCTTGAGGCGACTGAGTTCCTCGACATCGAGCACGAAGACATCCGCGCCTTCACCGAGGCCACCGTTGGTGACGCGTCCGGCGACAGGGAAAAGGCGAGGCGCCTCTTCGCTGCCGTCCGGGACCAAGTCTGGTACGACCCCTACACCGTTTCGGCCGACCCCGCCAACTACCGCGCGAGTTTCGTCCTCCAAGCGGGCCGTGCCTATTGCGTCCCGAAAGCGGTCCTCTTGACCGCAGTGTGCCGTGCAGCGGGAATTCCAGCGCGGTTGGGGTTCGCTGATGTGCGCAACCATCTGCAGACCGAATCACTGCGAAAGCTCATGGGCGGCACCGACCTGTTCGTCTATCACGGATACAGCAGTCTCCACATCGACGGGAGATGGCTCAAGGCCACCCCGGCATTCAACGTCGAACTATGCGCTCGTTTCGGCGTTCCACCTGTGGAATTCGACGGCGAGCACGACGCGCTCATGCACGCTTTCACTGGGGACGGAACCCAGCACATGGAGTACGTCCGCGAGCGCGGCGTCTATGACGACCTTCCCCTGGCCGCGATCCTGACCGAGCTTCGGAACACCTATGGATCGATGGTCGAGGCCTCGCCGCAGGCGATCGACGACGCCTTCACCGCAAAGCCCGCCAGCCAGGTCAAACCCGGTGGATCCTCACGCCGGTCCACTTCGCCTCAGGAGGATCAATGA
- a CDS encoding NAD(P)/FAD-dependent oxidoreductase — translation MTALRTVIVGASHAGAQLAASLRQEGWDGEIVLVGDESPVPYQRPPLSKAYLAGKSAFEELEIRSAEFYDKRKISLLDARVEAIDRSAGHLTLSSGQSLAYDHLALCTGARPRRLLVPGAHLSGVCYLRTAMDVDLIRAAAQPGSVAVIVGGGYIGLEVAASLRALGLDVTVLEATERVLERVTAPEVSAFFQRVHQEEGVSIRTGALVEAFTGETKVREVLLSNGEAVPADLVIVGIGVEPNTELAASAGLEVDNGIVIDDRARTSDRNIVAAGDCTSRYMASYGGRVRLECVPSAGEQAKVAAATISGKSKEIAALPWFWSDQYDVKLQIAGLNTGFDEVVLSGDPKLDRDFTCFYLRQGELIAADCVNRPRDFVVSKRLLTQASRGVGRAELTSAVSDAGA, via the coding sequence ATGACCGCACTGAGAACGGTGATTGTCGGAGCAAGCCATGCCGGCGCGCAACTCGCGGCCAGCCTGCGCCAGGAAGGCTGGGACGGCGAGATTGTCCTGGTGGGCGATGAGTCGCCAGTGCCCTATCAACGCCCACCACTGTCGAAGGCCTATCTGGCTGGGAAGAGCGCCTTCGAAGAGCTGGAAATTCGCAGTGCGGAGTTCTACGACAAGCGGAAGATTAGCCTTCTCGATGCGAGGGTCGAGGCGATCGACCGCTCTGCTGGCCACCTGACGCTGAGCAGCGGCCAGTCGCTGGCCTACGACCATCTCGCGTTGTGCACCGGCGCGCGTCCGCGACGGTTGCTCGTCCCAGGTGCCCATCTTTCCGGTGTTTGCTACCTGCGCACCGCCATGGACGTGGACCTGATCCGAGCAGCCGCCCAACCAGGAAGCGTGGCCGTGATCGTTGGCGGGGGGTACATAGGGCTCGAGGTGGCAGCCTCGCTGCGCGCCTTGGGGCTGGACGTCACCGTGCTCGAGGCGACCGAGCGTGTTCTCGAAAGAGTCACCGCTCCCGAGGTCTCAGCGTTCTTCCAACGGGTCCACCAAGAGGAGGGTGTGAGCATTCGAACCGGAGCCCTCGTCGAGGCCTTCACCGGTGAAACCAAGGTCCGCGAAGTGCTCCTGTCCAATGGCGAGGCCGTCCCTGCAGACCTCGTGATCGTTGGCATCGGTGTCGAGCCGAACACCGAGCTCGCCGCATCAGCCGGCTTGGAGGTCGACAACGGTATTGTGATTGACGACCGTGCTCGGACAAGTGACCGGAACATCGTTGCGGCCGGTGACTGCACGAGTCGATACATGGCCTCCTACGGCGGTCGGGTCCGCCTGGAATGCGTTCCAAGCGCGGGGGAGCAGGCCAAAGTGGCCGCAGCGACGATCTCTGGAAAGTCCAAGGAGATCGCTGCTCTTCCATGGTTCTGGTCGGATCAGTACGACGTCAAGCTCCAGATCGCTGGGCTCAACACCGGGTTCGACGAAGTCGTCCTCAGCGGTGACCCGAAACTGGACCGTGACTTCACCTGCTTCTACCTTCGTCAAGGCGAGCTAATCGCTGCGGATTGTGTCAACCGTCCCCGTGACTTCGTCGTCAGCAAGCGGCTTCTGACGCAGGCGTCTCGGGGCGTTGGGCGAGCCGAGCTGACTTCGGCTGTGAGTGACGCGGGTGCGTAA
- a CDS encoding 2Fe-2S iron-sulfur cluster-binding protein, translated as MTVVRFVSHDGKTHAVPVEEGQSLMQVATNNAVPGIDGDCGGEAACGTCHVIVDPQWSECVGPPGADEEEMLAMNPEREPTSRLSCQMVVSDVWDGLSVRLPEFQM; from the coding sequence ATGACAGTGGTTAGGTTTGTGTCACACGACGGGAAGACGCACGCGGTGCCCGTTGAGGAAGGGCAGTCGTTGATGCAGGTCGCGACGAACAACGCGGTGCCTGGCATCGACGGTGACTGCGGTGGAGAAGCTGCGTGCGGGACCTGTCACGTCATCGTTGATCCGCAGTGGTCCGAATGTGTCGGGCCGCCCGGCGCCGATGAGGAGGAGATGCTCGCGATGAACCCTGAGCGTGAACCGACCTCCCGGCTGTCTTGCCAGATGGTGGTCTCCGACGTGTGGGACGGGCTGAGCGTCCGGCTTCCCGAATTTCAGATGTGA
- a CDS encoding helix-turn-helix domain-containing protein, whose protein sequence is MSLNGSDAGVPYTAFAQLLESQTLDAEAAARFRAIMVREGADETTLLQLGGQAPARWFREVYPNLDADQATHLGHAFADQAQLTSFGPLSLPLISAGSVAEVMELLTYLPLITTAVSTRFHPNDDGLAVGLTGQTGDPDLDCLVVTYCGSALLRLIRMLAGDVSTVRLHTSWPAPASTTQHEDALGRHLVFNAPMTFLYVPTEVLNEVCRFSDPVAYRHAIADLSKSLEHRIGPASYATKVRLSIEEGPGLKTCQSVANELSISTSTLKRRLLNEGTTFREILESSLLERASLKLLDRSLSVSEIAVELGFSDLTNFSHAFKRWTGQSPSHFRQECLRW, encoded by the coding sequence GTGTCTTTGAACGGCAGCGACGCGGGCGTGCCCTACACGGCTTTCGCACAGCTGCTCGAGAGCCAAACTCTCGACGCAGAGGCAGCCGCACGGTTCCGCGCCATCATGGTTCGCGAGGGAGCCGACGAGACGACCCTGCTGCAACTCGGCGGCCAGGCACCGGCTCGATGGTTCCGGGAGGTGTACCCCAACCTGGACGCCGATCAAGCGACCCACCTCGGCCATGCGTTCGCAGATCAGGCCCAGCTGACCTCATTCGGCCCATTGAGTCTTCCCTTGATCAGTGCGGGCTCGGTCGCTGAGGTCATGGAACTGCTCACGTATCTTCCCTTGATTACGACGGCCGTCAGTACGCGGTTCCATCCGAATGACGACGGCCTTGCGGTCGGGCTCACAGGTCAGACGGGCGATCCGGACCTGGACTGCCTGGTCGTCACCTACTGTGGTTCCGCGCTCCTGCGGTTGATCCGAATGCTCGCTGGCGACGTGTCAACCGTCAGGCTGCACACCAGTTGGCCGGCGCCCGCCTCCACGACCCAGCATGAGGACGCGCTGGGAAGACACCTGGTTTTCAACGCGCCCATGACGTTCCTGTATGTGCCCACGGAGGTCCTGAACGAGGTCTGCCGGTTCTCCGACCCCGTTGCATACCGACACGCGATCGCCGATCTGTCGAAATCCCTTGAGCACCGGATCGGACCGGCGTCATACGCGACCAAGGTAAGACTGTCGATAGAAGAGGGCCCCGGACTAAAAACCTGTCAGTCGGTCGCAAACGAACTGTCAATCTCGACCAGCACTCTCAAGCGACGTCTCCTCAACGAGGGCACCACGTTCCGAGAGATACTCGAATCGTCGTTGCTGGAGCGGGCCTCGCTAAAGCTGCTCGACCGATCCTTGTCGGTCAGCGAGATAGCTGTTGAACTCGGTTTCAGCGACCTGACCAACTTCTCACATGCCTTCAAGCGATGGACTGGCCAGTCTCCAAGCCACTTCCGACAAGAATGCCTGAGGTGGTGA
- a CDS encoding TetR/AcrR family transcriptional regulator: MRQLPASIASKLYGAAELIAERGVAEAKMDEIAAASGIPRATLYYYFTGKDEILAFLLTDMLEAIAGEVAAAVGATGSARVRLEAAVQAQIAVMLDQPAACRALVGDLGRATRLPALAHALQEAFRRPIEQLLAEGAADGSLHVQPHPEEASLAIFGAITVAGLYHAVEDSRPSAEQVAKRVLGVLMQGLGGQKEPRTTDCPASATDAQA; encoded by the coding sequence ATGCGGCAACTGCCTGCCTCCATCGCAAGCAAGCTCTACGGAGCCGCGGAACTGATCGCCGAGCGCGGAGTCGCCGAGGCCAAGATGGACGAAATCGCGGCTGCCTCCGGCATCCCTCGCGCAACCCTCTATTACTACTTCACCGGTAAGGATGAGATCCTCGCCTTCCTCCTCACCGACATGCTCGAGGCAATTGCTGGCGAGGTAGCGGCAGCTGTTGGGGCCACCGGAAGCGCCCGCGTCCGCCTCGAAGCTGCGGTCCAAGCCCAGATCGCCGTGATGCTCGACCAGCCCGCCGCATGTCGGGCGCTCGTTGGTGACCTCGGCCGAGCCACCAGACTTCCTGCGCTCGCTCACGCCCTCCAAGAAGCATTCCGCCGTCCCATCGAACAACTCCTTGCCGAAGGCGCCGCCGACGGATCGCTACACGTGCAGCCCCACCCAGAAGAGGCATCCCTGGCGATCTTTGGGGCCATCACAGTCGCCGGTCTGTATCACGCAGTTGAAGACAGCCGCCCCTCTGCAGAACAGGTTGCGAAACGAGTTCTCGGCGTTCTGATGCAAGGGCTTGGCGGCCAAAAGGAACCACGCACCACTGATTGCCCTGCTAGCGCGACTGACGCTCAGGCCTGA